From the genome of Haloterrigena sp. KLK7, one region includes:
- a CDS encoding ATP-binding protein, translating into MSPWRRFATANGIRFVSALGGLFVLVGAVQVSEDVMADSSVREALADFVLFAGPAVVLLYGGYRIRRSDLPPDRYPRIVGWCFGGLVLLLGVTGLLALNPEATLGDPIREIGLQTAVGSIAGLGVGVMEARALTRAAEAERSEQALREERNFIEELVETAPIGIATLDGDGAFDFLNDQIRDLFGYTSDAIGGYEERTDLFDPIRLDGTPLAPEESPSYRIVEHGETVHEGPIGFERADGERVWLLISGKPLRDDERRKAVLTCTDVTERVAYERDLRESNERLEQFAYAASHDLQEPLRMISSYLRLLENRYADELDAEAREFIDFAVDGADRMRGMIDALLDYSRVDKETDTFEAVELDTVLSDVRADLRPRIEASDAEIAVDSLPQVYGDGEQLRQVFRNLLDNAIEYSGEEPPRVRVSAERDGDEWEIAVRDEGIGIDTDEPDRVFEVFERLHPPDEHDGTGIGLALCERIVERHNGDIWVESAPGDGSTFYFTVPVEERPPNSVGEPLTA; encoded by the coding sequence ATGTCCCCGTGGAGGCGTTTCGCGACCGCGAACGGAATCCGCTTCGTCTCGGCGCTCGGGGGACTGTTCGTCCTCGTGGGAGCAGTTCAGGTGAGCGAGGACGTGATGGCGGATAGCTCCGTCAGGGAAGCGCTCGCCGATTTCGTTCTCTTCGCCGGACCCGCCGTCGTCCTCCTCTACGGGGGGTATCGGATACGACGAAGCGATCTCCCGCCCGATCGGTATCCGCGCATCGTCGGCTGGTGTTTCGGTGGTCTGGTACTGCTGCTCGGCGTCACCGGCCTGCTCGCGCTCAATCCCGAGGCCACCCTCGGCGACCCGATACGGGAGATCGGTCTGCAGACGGCGGTCGGTAGTATCGCCGGTCTGGGGGTCGGAGTGATGGAAGCACGGGCTCTCACGCGCGCGGCGGAAGCCGAGCGGAGCGAGCAGGCGCTGCGCGAGGAACGGAACTTCATCGAGGAACTCGTCGAGACGGCGCCGATCGGGATCGCGACGCTCGACGGCGACGGCGCGTTCGATTTCCTCAACGATCAGATTCGGGACCTCTTCGGGTACACGTCGGACGCTATCGGTGGCTACGAGGAGCGCACGGACCTGTTCGATCCGATCCGGTTGGACGGGACGCCGCTCGCTCCGGAGGAGAGTCCGTCCTATCGAATCGTCGAGCACGGGGAGACCGTTCACGAGGGTCCGATCGGGTTCGAGCGAGCCGACGGCGAGCGCGTGTGGCTACTGATCAGCGGCAAACCGTTGCGGGACGACGAGCGGCGAAAAGCCGTGCTCACCTGCACGGACGTCACCGAACGAGTCGCGTACGAACGCGATCTGCGGGAATCGAACGAACGGTTGGAGCAGTTCGCCTACGCCGCCTCTCACGACCTGCAGGAACCGCTTCGGATGATCTCGAGTTACCTCCGACTGCTCGAGAACCGGTACGCCGACGAACTCGACGCCGAGGCCCGGGAGTTCATCGACTTCGCGGTGGACGGCGCCGATCGAATGCGCGGAATGATCGACGCCCTGCTCGACTACTCCCGGGTCGACAAGGAGACGGACACGTTCGAGGCCGTCGAGCTGGATACCGTCCTGAGCGACGTCCGCGCTGACCTCCGGCCGAGAATCGAAGCGAGCGACGCCGAGATCGCGGTCGACTCGCTCCCGCAGGTCTACGGCGACGGAGAGCAGCTTCGACAGGTGTTCCGGAACCTGCTGGACAACGCCATCGAATACAGCGGCGAGGAGCCGCCCCGCGTACGCGTCTCGGCCGAGCGGGACGGGGACGAGTGGGAGATCGCCGTCCGCGACGAGGGAATCGGCATCGACACGGACGAACCCGACCGCGTTTTCGAGGTGTTCGAGCGCCTCCATCCCCCCGACGAGCACGACGGAACGGGCATCGGCCTGGCGCTCTGCGAACGGATCGTCGAGCGCCACAACGGAGACATCTGGGTCGAGTCGGCGCCGGGCGATGGATCGACGTTTTACTTCACCGTTCCCGTCGAGGAGCGGCCGCCGAATTCCGTCGGTGAGCCGCTCACCGCGTAG
- a CDS encoding glucose 1-dehydrogenase yields the protein MSTEQFSVDGDVAIVTGSSSGIGRGIAKRFAADGVDVVVCSREQENVDPVAEEINESERPGEALAVECDVTDRDAVEALVEATVEEFGGLDVLVNNAGASFMADFDDISPNGWETIIDINVNGTYHCTHAAAEHLKDGGGSVINLASVAGQRGSPMMSPYGAAKAAVINLTTTLSYEWADDDVRVNCIAPGFVATPGVESQMGVSADNIDREEVARRIGTVEEIADLAQFLASPASSYIVGETITAQGVPQISEESDV from the coding sequence ATGAGCACCGAGCAGTTCAGCGTCGACGGCGACGTCGCCATCGTCACGGGCTCCTCGAGCGGCATCGGGCGGGGCATCGCGAAGCGGTTCGCCGCGGACGGCGTCGACGTCGTCGTCTGTTCGCGCGAACAGGAGAACGTCGACCCCGTCGCCGAGGAGATCAACGAGAGCGAGCGCCCCGGCGAGGCGCTGGCCGTCGAATGCGACGTGACCGACCGCGACGCCGTCGAGGCGCTGGTCGAGGCGACCGTCGAGGAGTTCGGCGGGCTGGACGTGCTGGTCAACAACGCCGGCGCCTCCTTCATGGCCGACTTCGACGACATCTCGCCGAACGGCTGGGAGACGATCATCGACATCAACGTCAACGGCACGTACCACTGTACCCACGCCGCCGCGGAGCACCTCAAGGACGGCGGCGGCTCGGTGATCAACCTGGCCAGCGTCGCCGGCCAGCGGGGCTCGCCGATGATGAGCCCCTACGGCGCCGCCAAGGCCGCGGTCATCAACCTCACGACGACGCTCTCCTACGAGTGGGCCGACGACGACGTCCGCGTCAACTGCATCGCTCCCGGCTTCGTCGCCACGCCGGGCGTCGAGAGCCAGATGGGCGTCTCCGCCGACAACATCGACCGCGAGGAGGTCGCCCGCCGCATCGGTACCGTCGAGGAGATCGCCGACCTCGCGCAGTTCCTCGCGAGTCCGGCCTCGTCGTACATCGTCGGCGAGACGATCACGGCCCAGGGCGTCCCGCAGATCAGCGAAGAGAGCGACGTCTAG
- a CDS encoding TIGR04024 family LLM class F420-dependent oxidoreductase, translated as MTDRDVHLPVAAQPTVDSIVDYTQRAEEGGYDCAWLPETWGRDGVTVLTAMAERTDSIDIGSSILNTYSRSPALLGQTAATLQEVSDGRFRLGLGPSGPVVIENWHGMEYGNPLRRTRETVEIVRQVLSGETVEYDGDDFQLSGFRLRCEAPDPQPPVEVTGMGPKAVELAGRFADGWHGIMLTPEGMADRVEDIERGAELGDRDPDEVRITAGVTCCALEDTERARELARQHVAFYVGGMGTFYRDALERQGYDEAVEVHDAWQDGDRERALELVDENILDDLCAFGDPETAREQLERYEAVDGIDAVAVSFPRGADEDEIRRTMDAVAPDA; from the coding sequence ATGACAGACCGAGACGTTCACCTGCCGGTCGCGGCCCAGCCGACCGTCGACTCGATCGTCGACTACACGCAACGCGCGGAGGAGGGCGGCTACGACTGCGCGTGGCTCCCCGAGACGTGGGGGCGGGACGGCGTCACCGTCCTGACGGCGATGGCCGAACGGACCGACTCGATCGATATCGGCTCGAGCATCCTCAACACCTACTCCCGATCGCCGGCGCTGCTCGGCCAGACGGCGGCGACGCTCCAGGAGGTCTCCGACGGGCGATTCCGACTCGGCCTCGGGCCCAGCGGCCCCGTCGTGATCGAGAACTGGCACGGGATGGAGTACGGCAACCCGCTCAGGCGAACCCGTGAGACCGTCGAGATCGTCCGGCAGGTCCTGTCGGGCGAGACGGTCGAGTACGACGGCGACGACTTCCAGCTCTCGGGCTTCCGGCTGCGCTGTGAGGCCCCGGACCCCCAGCCGCCGGTCGAGGTCACCGGAATGGGACCGAAGGCCGTCGAACTCGCCGGTCGGTTCGCCGACGGCTGGCACGGCATCATGCTCACGCCCGAGGGCATGGCGGACCGCGTCGAAGACATCGAGCGCGGCGCCGAACTCGGCGACCGCGACCCGGACGAGGTACGGATCACTGCCGGCGTCACCTGCTGTGCGCTCGAGGACACCGAACGGGCCCGCGAGCTCGCCCGTCAGCACGTCGCCTTCTATGTCGGCGGAATGGGCACCTTCTACCGGGACGCCCTCGAGCGCCAGGGGTACGACGAGGCCGTCGAGGTCCACGACGCCTGGCAGGACGGCGACCGCGAGCGCGCCCTCGAACTGGTCGACGAGAACATCCTCGACGATCTCTGTGCGTTCGGCGACCCCGAAACTGCTCGGGAGCAACTCGAACGCTACGAGGCGGTCGACGGGATCGACGCCGTCGCGGTCAGCTTCCCGCGGGGCGCCGACGAGGACGAGATCCGGCGGACGATGGACGCGGTGGCGCCCGACGCCTGA